The DNA region CATCGTGGACCGCGTCGGCGGCGTACTCCGCGCTCTTAAAGGCCAGCATCACGCCGGAGGAATAGAGCGGATCGAGAAAACCGAACGCATCGCCGATCAGCACCCAACCGTGACCGGCAAAGCGCGACGAGCGATACGAAAAATCCGCCGTGGTGTAGATCTGCGCGACGCGCGTGGCATTCGCCATCCTCCGCGCGGCACCGGGACAGTTGGCGATTTCCTCGTCGAGAATCGCGCCAGGGTCATCGCCGCGCCCGTTGTAGAGATAGTCCGGCGGCGCCACGACACCGAAGCTGGTGATGTCGTTGGACAACGGGATGAACCAGAACCACCCGCCGCCCTGCGGTGTGGCGATGACCAGCGTTGCACCGGCGTTGCGGCCGGGATCGCGCAGGGCCCCCTTATAGTACGAATAGATGACCGCGTTCTTGAGCTTCGTATCGCCGTAGCGCAGCTTGAGCTGTCGGGAGATAAGTCCGGCCTGACCGGAAGCGTCCAGGACGACCTTGGATCGGATGTCTCGCGTTTCACCGCCGATGACCGCCCGCACGCCGGCCGCACGATCTCCGTCGAAAAGCACCTCCCGGACCGTCGCCTGCTCGACGACTTCAGCTCCATGTTCGCGGGCGTTTTCCATTAGCATTTTGTCAAAGCGCGACCGCTCGACCTGCCACGTAAACGACCACTCGCCCGGATCGCGATCGGGAAAGAAAAACGGGGCGGACTCCCTGCCGCTGGCCGTGACAAACTGGACGCTCTCCTTCACGACGAAATCCGAGGACTTCATGCGCTCCAGCAATCCGAGCCGCTTGAAGGTCCAATACGTATTGGGCATCAGCGATTCGCCGATGTGATGGCGGGGGAATTTCGAACGCTCCAGCACGAGCACGGAGTGCCCATGGTCGGCGAGCAGCGTCGCGGCGGTCGAGCCGGACGGCCCACCGCCGATGATCACGCAGTCGTAGCTCTCCTTCATTCGTCCGTCACCCGCTCGTCGTACACGATCTCCAACAGTTCGATCGCCGGCTGCTCGTCACAGTAAATCACGCCCAGCCGTCCATACGCCTTCGGCGGCCGCGCCGCGCCAAAATCCGCGAGCAGCGGACATCCAGTGTCAAAGCGATAGTACCATTTCGGCTCAATTCGTCGAAGGACATTCGCCTGAATCAGCACATCGCCCAGCGGCGTCCGCTTTTCCTGTATCGCCGCGCGAACCGCGCCCGAAGTATAGCCCAGATCGATCCGTACGAGGCCGACCTCCACGATGCGCTCGGATTCGGCCAGGCTCAGCACAATTCGCCGCTGGTACAGGTCGCCGTCGACTTGGCTGGCGAGAACGCGCAGAACGACATCCTGGCCGAAGTGCTCGCGCAGGCGGAGCGTCATGTGCTGGTCATGCGCGAGGAGGCGGCGGTAAGCATCGGGGAGACGGTCCGGCGCGATCGGCTCGAAATACCCGCCGAGCGCATCGCGCCCCATTAGCGCGCGACAGAACGTCGTCAGTGCCTGCCGGGGATCATCGAGGCCGTTCAAGTGGATGGACACAATATTACGTGTAACGAATGTTCCGGTAGGGTCTTTCAAAAAAGCGGGGCAGGAGGGCATCGGCGCGAAGCAGGCCCTCGCGGGTCAGGCGGATCTCGTCGCCGGCGTGCGTCGCGTAGCCTTCTCGTTCGATAGCGGCCCACTCGCCGCCGAACTCCTCGAGGATATCGAGATCGAACTTGTCGCGGAAATAGCCCGCGTCGATTCGCCCCGTCTTGAGTTGCAGGATCATCTCGCGGATCGCCAGCGAGCGCGGCGGCACCGCCAGCGCCCGGCCGATTGGCAGCTCGCTGCGCTCGACCGTCGCGATATAGTCGTGCCACTGGTCGGCGTTCTGGTAGTGCACGCCGCCAAAATGCGAAAACGAAGCGACCCCCGTTCCGATCATGTCCGCCCCGTGCCACAGAGAGTCGCGATAGACGAAGCCCGCGTGGGTGGACGGCTTGATGAGCGTGTAGGCGCTGGAGACGACATATCCGGCCGCCAAAAATTGATCGAACGCGTAATTCACCCACGCCCGCTTGGTCGCCCAGCCGGCGACCGGCGGCGCGGTCCCGGCCTCCACCGCCTCGCGCGAGAAGACCGCGTTGAACGGCAGCTCCATCTGATAAATGGTCAGACTGTCTGGCGACAGGATGAGGGCCTTTTCAACGGTCGCGCGCCATTTGTCCTCCGTGTCGCCGACCATCCCGGCGATGAGGTCGATGTTGATCTGGTCGAAACAAACCGCTCGCGCCCACTCGTAAGAGCGAAAGACCTCCGGCGACTTGTGGGCGCGGCCGTTGATGGAGAGGACCTCATCGTCAAAGTGCTCGATGCCCAGCGACAGCCGCGTGACACCGATCTCCTTGATCGTCGCCAGCTTGCTCTCCTTGAGCGTGCCCGGCTCGCACTCAAACGTCACCTCGCGGGCCGCGTCCCAGTTCCAATGTTGGCGAATCCGGTCAATCAACCGGAGGAGTTGCTCGTTGCTCAGGAACGACGGAGTGCCGCCGCCGAAATAGACGAATTCGAATTGCCGACCGGCGAGGGCCTGCCGCTCGGCGTACAAACCGATCTCTTTGCCGAGCGCATCGGTGTAAACGTCCACCTCGTCGGCGTTCTTGTCGGTATAGACGCGAAAATAGCAGAACTTGCAGCGCTTGCGGCAGAAGGGGATGTGCAGGTACAGCCCGACCGGCCGACCCACGGCCTCGCCGTGCGAAGCGGCATCCAGGGCGGCGAGGGCCGACGGGATGTGCTCCGGCTGCCAGACCGAAAAGGGCGGGTAGTTGGCGACGAAGTAGCTGCCGACCTCAGTCGGCTCAGGGGTTTTGATTTGGGGTAATTCCAGCATCTCTCCGTCCGACACAAGGCCCGCCTATCCCGAAGTTTAGCACGATGCCGGGGCGCTCACCAATCGGCCACGGCCCGACCGATACCGGCCTGGGCACGGAATATTACGTCGAATTGGGCCAACACATTGGGTAGAGTGGTAGTTCAAGCCGTGAGCGGGCGGTCCCGGCACGCCGGGATCGGTTTTCCAGGCAGGTAAAAAAAGGAACCAAGCCATGTTTTCGATTTCTCGTCGGGCAAGTTCTCCGGTAGTCCGGTCGATCGCGGTCGTACTAGCCCTGGGATCGGTCGCACTCGTCGCGACCGGTTGCGGGACGCCGTTCAAGACCCAGGAGCAACTCACGCTCACCGCCCCGGCCAGCGCGGAGAAGCTCATCGTCGAGAACAACATCGGCGACGTGACGATTCGGGCCGACGCGCAGGCCAAGGAAGTCTCCGCGGTCATCACCAAGATCGGTCGCGGCGCAACGTTGAAGGAGGCGGAGAAGGCCCTCGCGGAATTGGAGGTCACCCTGGCGATGGACGACACCGGGGCGCTGCGGGCCACGGTCGATCATCCCCGCGCGACGAGCTTCCGCCAGCACGAAGTCGTCTGGGCGATCACGACTCCTCCGACCACCGAGGTCCGCGTAACGACAGACATCGGCGATGCGACCGTGAATGGCATTCACAAGGATGTCGCCATCAAGACCGATATCGGCGACGCGCGGGTATCCTGCGACCCGGCCGCATCGAGCGCCGTCACGATCTCCACGGGCGTGGG from Phycisphaerae bacterium includes:
- a CDS encoding NAD(P)/FAD-dependent oxidoreductase: MKESYDCVIIGGGPSGSTAATLLADHGHSVLVLERSKFPRHHIGESLMPNTYWTFKRLGLLERMKSSDFVVKESVQFVTASGRESAPFFFPDRDPGEWSFTWQVERSRFDKMLMENAREHGAEVVEQATVREVLFDGDRAAGVRAVIGGETRDIRSKVVLDASGQAGLISRQLKLRYGDTKLKNAVIYSYYKGALRDPGRNAGATLVIATPQGGGWFWFIPLSNDITSFGVVAPPDYLYNGRGDDPGAILDEEIANCPGAARRMANATRVAQIYTTADFSYRSSRFAGHGWVLIGDAFGFLDPLYSSGVMLAFKSAEYAADAVHDALVAGDVSADRLGREGERLAEGMQRIRMLVYAYYDPKFSMGRFIREYPQFKDHVTRILIGDVFKDDLHEVFDALAKQVTLPDPIRLEEGAAAQ
- a CDS encoding coproporphyrinogen-III oxidase family protein; the encoded protein is MSDGEMLELPQIKTPEPTEVGSYFVANYPPFSVWQPEHIPSALAALDAASHGEAVGRPVGLYLHIPFCRKRCKFCYFRVYTDKNADEVDVYTDALGKEIGLYAERQALAGRQFEFVYFGGGTPSFLSNEQLLRLIDRIRQHWNWDAAREVTFECEPGTLKESKLATIKEIGVTRLSLGIEHFDDEVLSINGRAHKSPEVFRSYEWARAVCFDQINIDLIAGMVGDTEDKWRATVEKALILSPDSLTIYQMELPFNAVFSREAVEAGTAPPVAGWATKRAWVNYAFDQFLAAGYVVSSAYTLIKPSTHAGFVYRDSLWHGADMIGTGVASFSHFGGVHYQNADQWHDYIATVERSELPIGRALAVPPRSLAIREMILQLKTGRIDAGYFRDKFDLDILEEFGGEWAAIEREGYATHAGDEIRLTREGLLRADALLPRFFERPYRNIRYT
- a CDS encoding DUF4097 family beta strand repeat-containing protein, giving the protein MFSISRRASSPVVRSIAVVLALGSVALVATGCGTPFKTQEQLTLTAPASAEKLIVENNIGDVTIRADAQAKEVSAVITKIGRGATLKEAEKALAELEVTLAMDDTGALRATVDHPRATSFRQHEVVWAITTPPTTEVRVTTDIGDATVNGIHKDVAIKTDIGDARVSCDPAASSAVTISTGVGDVHVSDARGLTAKTDVGDIHASAGGPIQLDSDVGDVVLHLKPATSERVRIESDVGDVCLYLDPGQQGKLTATTDVGSVRVALDGVTMREFRHRDHFAVAQLGESATPSIDIFTDVGDVTIKSQPADTPATKPATALSAVR